The Oncorhynchus masou masou isolate Uvic2021 chromosome 13, UVic_Omas_1.1, whole genome shotgun sequence genomic interval tataatctgtcatcctaacggaggtgtagattacatctgtcatcctaacggaggtgtagattacatctgtcatcctaacggaggtgtagattacatctgtcatcctaacggaggtgtagattacatctgtcatcctaacggaggtgtagattacatctataatctgtcatcctaacggaggtgtagattacatctgtcatccttacggaggtgtagattacatctgtcatcataacggaggtgtagattacatctgtcatcctaacggaggtgtagattacatctataatctgtcatcctaacggaggtgtagattacatctgtcatcctaacggaggtgtagattacatctataatctgtcatcctaacggaggtgtagattacatctgtcatcctaacggaggtgtagattacatctataatctgtcatcctaacggaggtgtagattacatctataatctgtcatcctaacggaggtgtagattacatctgtcatcctaacggaggtgtagattacatctataatctgtcatcctaacggaggtgtagattacatctgtcatccttacggaggtgtagattacatctgtcatccttacggaggtgtagattacatctataatctgtcatcctaacggaggtgtagattacatctataatctgtcatcctaacggaggtgtagattacatctataatctgtcatcctaacggaggtgtagattacatctgtcatccttacggaggtgtagattacatctgtcatcctaacggaggtgtagattacatctataatctgtcatcctaatggaggtgtagattacatctataatctgtcatcctaacggaggtgtagattacatctataatctgtcatcctaacggaggtgtagattacatctattatctgtcatcctaacggaggtgtagattacatctataatctgtcatcctaacggaggtgtagattacatctgtcatcctaacggaggtgtagattacatctgtcatcctaacggaggtgtagattacatctataatctgtcatcctaacggaggtgtagattacatctatcatcataacggaggtgtagattacatctataatctgtcatcctaacggaggtgtagattacatctataatctgtcatcctaacggaggtgtagattacatctataatCTGTCATCCTAattgaggtgtagattacatctgtcatcctaatggaggtgtagattacatctataatCTGTCATCCTtacggaggtgtagattacatctataatctgtcatcctaacggaggtgtagattacatctataatCTGTCATCCTAAcagaggtgtagattacatctataatctgtcatcctaacggaggtgtagattacatctataatCTGTCATCCTtacggaggtgtagattacatctataatctgtcatcctaacggaggtgtagattacatctataatctgtcatcctaacggaggtgtagattacatctgtcatccttacggaggtgtagattacatctgtcatcctaacggaggtgtagattacatctgtcatcctaacggaggtgtagattacatctataatctgtcatcctaacggaggtgtagattacatctataatctgtcatcctaacggaggtgtagattacatctataatctgtcatcctaacggaggtgtagattacatctataatctgtcatcctaacggaggtgtagattacatctataatctgtcatcctaacggaggtgtagattacatctataatctgtcatcctaacggaggtgtagattacatctgtcatcctaacggaggtgtagattacatctataatctgtcatcctaacggaggtgtagattacatctataatctgtcatcctaacggaggtgtagattacatctgtcaTCCTTACGGAGGTGTAGATTATATCTCACATTTCCGTGTTCCAACAAGGCCACATGTGGATTTCTGTTAACGCGACTCCGTGCAAACAATGGCAATGTCCTCTTTAGATATAATGCCGGGAGCCGTTTGTGTATTTGACAGCCCTGACGCAGTTCCACCGTCAAAACAACCGCTATGCAGATGTTGGCTGAAGCTGGTCTGATTGAATAGACCACCTAGTCTATCTATCTGGCATGCACACCACTACTGTAGCTAGACATGACGTGTTTGGTTTTTTTAAAAACGTTTTCCTGCCTTCGGTTCATTTGGTCACACAGCAACATATTTACACAATACAATGTTCTTCTTCCTTTAAAAAGGATAGTTCaaaccaatatgtaattttgtaatttgaaCTATAACTTTAAGTCTGCATTTTATTTAGACAGACTGTTATAGGTGTGTCCATACATACTGTAGCAGCAaaaacacactgatataacaagtTCACCACAACTCACAGAGCAATGGTAACATAGACTGACTTCGCCTCATATTCCCCCAAAACCAAAACTCACATTAGGCCTAACTAAGGTCTGCCCCAGCTCAAATATTCTGCAAGGTACAATAGTTTCCACTTGATTTCCATTTCCCATTCATGTAATTCATAGAATAGGCGTGGGGTTCAAGTCTCCTGTTATCTTCCTGGTTGAGGCTCCATATTAAGTCCATTTGTAGTGAAGGAGTTCAACCAAGTTCCAGGGTTCTAATGAGGTGTTTGATTGGACAGATAGTCACAGTTTCTGTGGAGTAGTAGGATATGATTGGTTGAGTGACACAACCCTCTGTCTTCTGGTCTAGTCCTGactgacacaaacaaacacattagCACACGATTTAGATTCAAATATGTGTACCAAAAAGGGTTCATGTTGTAAAGAGGTAAACAACAAGCCTactggttgtgtcccaaatgggaccctattccctacatagtgcactaccctaaaTGCCCTGGTAataaaaagtaatgcactataaacATTATAGATGTACAATTTGAGACACTGTCAGGGTCCCTAGAAGCTGCTTCATGCCAGCCGAGGACTGGGGGACAGAGGTggatggagggggtggggctagaggaagaagggaggagtggaggacagaggtggatggagggggtggggctAGAGGAAAAAGGGAGGACTGGGGGACAGAGGTggatggagggggtggggctagaggaagaagagaggagtgggggacagagatagatggagggggtggggctagaggaagaagggaggagtggggggcagaggtggatggaggggtggggctagaggaagaagggaggagtggaggacagaggtggatggagggggtggggggaagaAAGAAGGAAGGGGGACAAGGTggatggagggggtggggctagaggaagaaaggaggagagggggacagagatagatggagggggtggggctagaggaagaaaggagagagggggacagaggtggagggagggggtggggctagaggaagaaaggaggagagggggacagaggtggatggagagggtggggctagaggaagaagggaggagtggaggacagaggtggatggagggggtggggctagaggaagaagggaggagtggaggacagaggtggatggagggggtggggctAGAGGAAGAAAGGCGGAGCGAAGGAGGAAAGGTAATCTCGATATTACAGCAGCAGCGGGCAGGTGCCCTGATGACAGGCACAGCCAGGGAACACAGGACTGACGGGGTTAAACAGCTGATGACCCTCACTGATGCCCAatgcacaatacacacacacacacaccaaaataaGGGTATACTTTGCTTCCACCAGGAGACCCCTTAGATGAAATGATAGCTGGAGAGTTTGGGACAAATGGTCCTGCACCCATCAGGCATTCCAAATGAATCTATAATCCttatgtagtgccctacttttgacctaTGGACTCTAGTCAAAATTTGTGCACTGTTTAGGAAATATTTGAGTCTGTTGAGCTCTATCAAAGTCATCTATTTATAAGTAATGATGTCCATGATCTTCTAGGTAACAACGCTGTTGATAAAATGCCATTCCCTTGGGTTGTTAATGAGAGGGGGCcaggggaggggtgagagggaggggtgggggaggggggggggtagggggagagagggagaggggatgggtgAGGGGGGGAACATGGGAggatttctatttttgttcctcCAGCTCACTGAGACTCAAGAGGTGAGAGTGGGGTCATCAAGGACAGGCGAGCTAAAAGGTCATTCAAGTAAAATCAGGTGAGTCTTCCGTAACATAGAGGGGTTTGTGTTGAAAACACAAAATAAGACATCAACCCCATTGATGACACATGTCGAATTCTAATTGCGTCTTAGGGGGAACAGTTCCCCCCCCCTGTTGTAATATGGATGGCTCATAGTAGGATAAAGTAGGGTCttggattagaggtcgaccgactcatcggaatggccgattaattagggcccatttcaagttttcataacaatcggtaatcggtatttttggacaccatgCATgtctgattacattgcactccacaaggagactgcgtggcaggctgactacctgttatgcgagtgcggcaaggagccaaggtaaggtgctagctagcattaaacgtatcttataaaaacaatcaatcttaacataatagttaactacacatggttgatgatattactagtttatctagcttgtcctgcgttgcatataatcgatgcgctgcctgttaatttatcattgaatcatagcctacttcgccaaacgggtgatgatttaacgagcgcatttgtgaaaaaaagcactgtcgttgcaccaatgtgcaccgaaccataaacatcaatgcgtttcttaaaatcaatagacaagtaaatatttttaaacccacatatttagttaatattgcctgctaacatgaatttcttgtaactagggaaattgtgtcacttctccagcgttctgtgcaacagagtcagtacatatgcagcagtttgggccgcctgactcgttgcgaactaatttgctagaattttacgtaattatgacataacattgaaggttgtacaatgtaacaggaatatttagacttagggatgccacctgttagataacatacggaacggttccgtatttcactgaaagaataaacattttgtttttgaaatgatagtttcaaGATTTGactatattaatgacctaaggctcgtatttttgtgtgttattatgttataattaagtatatgatttgatatttgatagagcagtctgactgagcggtggtatgCAGCAGcagctcgtaagcattcattcaaacagcacttttgtgcgtttgccagcagctcttggctgtgcttcaagcattgcgctgtttatgacttcaagcctatcaactcccgagattaggctggtgtaaccgatgtgaaatggctagctagttagcggggtgcgcgctaatagcgtttaaattggtgacgtcactcgctctgagaccttgaagtagttgttcgccttgctctgcaagggccgcaacttttgtggagcgatgggttacaatgcttcgagggtgactgttgtcgatgtgttcctggttcgagcccaggtaggggcgaggagagggacggaagctatactgttacactggcaatactccagtgcctataaaaacatccaatagtcaaaggttaatgaaatataaatggtatagagagaaatagtcctataattcctataataactacaacctaaaacttcttacctgggaatgttgaagactcatgttaaaaggaaccaccagctttcatatgttctcatgttctgagcaaggaactttaaacgttagctttcttacatggcacatattacacttttactttcttctccaacactttgtgcattatttaaaccaaattgaacatgtttcattatttatttggggctaaattgattttattgatgtattatattaagttaaaataaaagtgttcattcagtattgttgtaattgtcatgatcacaaataaataaataaataaaaatcgtccgattggctttttttggtcctccaattatcggtatcggcgttgaaaaatcataatcggtcgacctctacttgtGATATACAATAACACCTTgcaactcaactctggacctcgaagccccCTCGAATTAGGGACAATTAATTAGAGACAATTAATTATcgggtagaacagaaaaccagtagGCTTCGGACGTCATAAGGTAGGATTTGAATACCCCTGGAGAGGGGGGGTTCATTCTGATGGAATATCCAACCGTGTCAGTGACCATACAGACCGTAGGCATGATAGGCCAGTAGGCTTCTTCCCCCCTGTGTTACCTGCTTGGATGTAGGGGACAGGAGGGGGAAATGTTTGGCAGATAGGGGAAGGGGGGGATGGATGTACCCCTGTtgtacccctctacccctcctctcaccGGTCTAGCACTCGGCTGTAGTCCTGTGGGCCGCAGCCCCCCTCACTCTTAAGCTCGGCAAACACGTGGGTGAAGAAGTGGGGATCGGCGTTGATGCGTAGCATCTTGGTGCTAGTGGCGTCGATGATGGCAAGGCATCGGTCCCAAAACGCCTCTTTGCCAGCCTCCACCAAGAAAGGCTTCAGTGGATAGGAGATCTCATTGCCCATGTAGGAGTAGGACAGGTAGAGGCAGGTGAGCAGCGTGGCCTGAAGCTCATGCTCCGACGACACCAGGTCCCCATCCACGACATTTCGACACAGCATGTAGACAAACACGACGTTGGCTGGCGTCACGAAGGCCTGATCCTGCCAACCCTGGAGGAGTAGAGACCGGTCTACCGACCGCACCCACAGCACCGGGTCCGCAGGGGAGAGGTGTTTCAGCCGGTAGCAGCGGCCACACAGGAACTCACCCAGGCAGCGGAGGAGTTCACTAGTGGACGCCTGGATGATGACGCGCTTGGGGGACGAAGCGCCCGTTCCTTTATGGGGCACTTTTATGACGGAGGGTAGCTGCTGGGGCTTAATGCCCATCTCATAGCCACAGTGCCCCTGGCCAAAGCCTATCCCCAGGCCTAGTCCCGCTGGCCTGTTGTAGCTGGAGAGGTTGGCACAGGATAGAGACTTCTTGACATTCTCCTGGTTGAGATGCAACACCGGGTCCTTCTGgtaaatgttgttgttgttgaggggGTCTCCGAGCAACCCAGAACCCCCAGAACATTTCTTAGAACCCCCTCGTTTCTTGGTGGTGGCAACCAGGCGTTTCCAGGTGAGCGCCGGGAGGAAGATTGACTGGCCCCGTTTCAGGCCGCCGGTGTGGTCTTTCTGAGTGTTGAGCGATCTGCTGCTCAGGCTCGGGTAGTGGTTGAGCGAATCGGGGCGCGTGTCGCAGTAGCTATTCTTCCTGGATGCAGGGGACAGTGACAGTACTGCACCCATGGTGATTCCGTGATCTATTATACTGGCTTTGTGAGGTCAGATTTGGACAGGGGTGAGATGGAGGCACAGTTCTCTCCTGTTTAACTCTTTAAGTTTAGTTGAACTTAG includes:
- the LOC135551712 gene encoding cyclin-dependent kinase 5 activator 1-like isoform X1 is translated as MGAVLSLSPASRKNSYCDTRPDSLNHYPSLSSRSLNTQKDHTGGLKRGQSIFLPALTWKRLVATTKKRGGSKKCSGGSGLLGDPLNNNNIYQKDPVLHLNQENVKKSLSCANLSSYNRPAGLGLGIGFGQGHCGYEMGIKPQQLPSVIKVPHKGTGASSPKRVIIQASTSELLRCLGEFLCGRCYRLKHLSPADPVLWVRSVDRSLLLQGWQDQAFVTPANVVFVYMLCRNVVDGDLVSSEHELQATLLTCLYLSYSYMGNEISYPLKPFLVEAGKEAFWDRCLAIIDATSTKMLRINADPHFFTHVFAELKSEGGCGPQDYSRVLDRQD
- the LOC135551712 gene encoding cyclin-dependent kinase 5 activator 1-like isoform X2, whose amino-acid sequence is MGAVLSLSPASRKNSYCDTRPDSLNHYPSLSSRSLNTQKDHTGGLKRGQSIFLPALTWKRLVATTKKRGGSKKCSGGSGLLGDPLNNNNIYQKDPVLHLNQENVKKSLSCANLSSYNRPAGLGLGIGFGQGHCGYEMGIKPQQLPSVIKVPHKGTGASSPKRVIIQASTSELLRCLGEFLCGRCYRLKHLSPADPVLWVRSVDRSLLLQGWQDQAFVTPANVVFVYMLCRNVVDGDLVSSEHELQATLLTCLYLSYSYMGNEISYPLKPFLVEAGKEAFWDRCLAIIDATSTKMLRINADPHFFTHVFAELKSEGGCGPQDYSRVLDR